From the Daucus carota subsp. sativus chromosome 8, DH1 v3.0, whole genome shotgun sequence genome, one window contains:
- the LOC108197096 gene encoding thaumatin-like protein 1b — protein MARLCSSIFLFLILLPHLIIPTAYSSATFTLVNKCEQTVWPGILSNAGITPLQITGFTLHKDESKTITAPSSWGGRFWGRTHCTHDSTFTCLTGDCGTGKIECSGAGATPPATLAEFTLDGSGGLDFFDVSLVDGYNLPMMVVPQGGSGPNCSSTGCVADLNGACPSPLRVMSGEEGVACKSACEAFGSAEYCCSGAYGTPDKCSPSAYSKVFKSACPTAYSYAYDDKSSTFTCAGADYLITFCPAPTTTSKKSSDEQNPNPNRNNNLNSGNSEMVYEGLMDTSSAISNTCSHVWVGGVSLLAVSTIRRWLGMLI, from the exons ATGGCCAGACTCTGCTCATCAATATTCCTGTTCCTAATATTGCTTCCACATCTCATAATTCCAACAGCATATTCATCAGCAACATTCACACTCGTCAACAAATGCGAGCAGACAGTCTGGCCCGGCATATTATCCAACGCCGGAATCACGCCTCTCCAGATCACCGGCTTCACGCTCCACAAAGACGAATCCAAAACCATCACCGCCCCCTCCTCCTGGGGCGGCCGTTTCTGGGGTAGGACCCACTGCACCCACGACTCCACCTTCACTTGCCTCACCGGCGACTGCGGCACCGGAAAAATCGAGTGCTCCGGCGCCGGCGCCACACCTCCGGCGACTCTCGCCGAGTTCACTCTCGACGGCTCCGGCGGTCTGGACTTCTTCGACGTCAGCTTGGTCGACGGGTACAATTTACCGATGATGGTGGTCCCACAGGGGGGGTCCGGGCCGAACTGCTCTTCCACGGGATGTGTGGCGGACTTGAACGGCGCGTGTCCTTCACCGCTGAGGGTGATGAGTGGGGAAGAGGGTGTCGCGTGTAAGAGCGCGTGTGAGGCGTTCGGGAGTGCGGAATATTGTTGCAGTGGCGCGTATGGTACACCGGATAAGTGTTCGCCGTCGGCGTATTCTAAGGTGTTTAAAAGCGCGTGTCCGACAGCGTATAGCTATGCGTATGATGATAAGAGTAGTACTTTTACGTGTGCTGGTGCTGATTATCTTATCACGTTTTGTCCAGCGCCGACTACTACCAG CAAAAAATCATCCGACGAAcagaacccgaacccgaaccggaataataatttaaattccgGCAATTCGGAAATGGTATACGAAGGTTTAATGGACACAAGCAGTGCAATCTCAAACACTTGCAGCCACGTTTGGGTGGGTGGGGTTTCTCTGTTGGCTGTTTCCACCATAAGGCGGTGGTTAGGAATGCTGATATGA